One Raphanus sativus cultivar WK10039 unplaced genomic scaffold, ASM80110v3 Scaffold0195, whole genome shotgun sequence genomic window carries:
- the LOC108832580 gene encoding uncharacterized protein LOC108832580 isoform X2, with the protein MGVFTGFGSWINLNSQQPLKADSQRSENGESKSASEKDTTKKEEEEVVYYDEKEDTRQEGLWHEAEKKHPWHNSPPKIKMTNKKGLYHMNIELTVGTTPNIVYYVMTEGDPFFDREKWRFLMKNTSRKVLKENGPKRVVMVEKAMAYNFLSLTTISIPIHLTMEENRKDLTIKNGCAKRGYQRVQKNTKNVAVAKEGLGQNL; encoded by the exons ATGGGTGTGTTCACTGGATTTGGTAGCTGGATCAATCTGAACAGTCAACAGCCTCTTAAG GCCGATTCCCAGAGATCTGAAAACGGCGAATCTAAGTCGGCGTCAGAGAAAGACACTActaagaaggaggaggaggaggtggtatATTATGATGAAAAAGAGGACACGAGACAAGAGGGACTTTGGCATGAAGCAGAGAAGAAGCATCCATGGCATAATTCACCTCCCAAGATCAAG ATGACAAATAAGAAGGGTCTTTACCATATGAACATAGAGTTGACCGTGGGAACGACTCCTAATATTGTCTACTACGTGATGACTGAAGGCGATCCGTTTTTCGATAGGGAGAAGTGGCGTTTCCTAATG AAAAACACATCAAGAAAGGTTCTGAAGGAGAATGGTCCGAAGCGGGTCGTCATGGTAGAGAAAGCTATGGCTTATAACTTCCTTTCGCTGACGACTATATCTATCCCGATACATCTAACTATGGAAGAAAACAGAAAAGATCTTACG ATCAAGAACGGTTGTGCAAAAAGAGGTTACCAAAGAGTCCAGAAGAATACAAAAAATGTAGCGGTGGCCAAGGAAGGATTGGGTCAAAACTTATAA
- the LOC108832580 gene encoding uncharacterized protein LOC108832580 isoform X1 produces the protein MGVFTGFGSWINLNSQQPLKADSQRSENGESKSASEKDTTKKEEEEVVYYDEKEDTRQEGLWHEAEKKHPWHNSPPKIKMTNKKGLYHMNIELTVGTTPNIVYYVMTEGDPFFDREKWRFLMKNTSRKVLKENGPKRVVMVEKAMAYNFLSLTTISIPIHLTMEENRKDLTTKYKKEKVILMKEFHGNFKVEPIYVDQERLCKKRLPKSPEEYKKCSGGQGRIGSKLIINQYFQPYPPFNLPPLSWFIRGFTIKTSKKMLNLLQDMAFSLRQAGPPSE, from the exons ATGGGTGTGTTCACTGGATTTGGTAGCTGGATCAATCTGAACAGTCAACAGCCTCTTAAG GCCGATTCCCAGAGATCTGAAAACGGCGAATCTAAGTCGGCGTCAGAGAAAGACACTActaagaaggaggaggaggaggtggtatATTATGATGAAAAAGAGGACACGAGACAAGAGGGACTTTGGCATGAAGCAGAGAAGAAGCATCCATGGCATAATTCACCTCCCAAGATCAAG ATGACAAATAAGAAGGGTCTTTACCATATGAACATAGAGTTGACCGTGGGAACGACTCCTAATATTGTCTACTACGTGATGACTGAAGGCGATCCGTTTTTCGATAGGGAGAAGTGGCGTTTCCTAATG AAAAACACATCAAGAAAGGTTCTGAAGGAGAATGGTCCGAAGCGGGTCGTCATGGTAGAGAAAGCTATGGCTTATAACTTCCTTTCGCTGACGACTATATCTATCCCGATACATCTAACTATGGAAGAAAACAGAAAAGATCTTACG ACAAAATATAAGAAAGAGAAAGTAATATTGATGAAAGAGTTCCACGGCAACTTTAAAGTGGAGCCTATATATGTAGATCAAGAACGGTTGTGCAAAAAGAGGTTACCAAAGAGTCCAGAAGAATACAAAAAATGTAGCGGTGGCCAAGGAAGGATTGGGTCAAAACTTATAATAAACCAATACTTCCAGCCATATCCTCCATTTAATCTACCTCCGCTTTCTTGGTTCATCCGTGGGTTCACCATTAAAACCTCCAAAAAAATGCTCAACTTGCTTCAGGACATGGCTTTTTCTTTACGGCAGGCAGGGCCTCCCTCAGAATAA